One region of Cuculus canorus isolate bCucCan1 chromosome 6, bCucCan1.pri, whole genome shotgun sequence genomic DNA includes:
- the LOC104056595 gene encoding motor neuron and pancreas homeobox protein 1, whose amino-acid sequence MHKPMEKSQNFRIEALLAEEPARGASPPRLSPGSPAASPGAAAHSDTPSPRAPPAAATLAPAGFVPKPGLLHLPGPGLGALPALYSPAVCPLPALGGQHPAFAYTGIPPLPPPGVEHMKAAVAGSFPLEHWIRAGMLVPRLSDFHAAPQSGLMGKCRRPRTAFTSQQLLELENQFKLNKYLSRPKRFEVATSLMLTETQVKIWFQNRRMKWKRSRKAKEQGSQAEPEKQRGLSKACEKLLPDEPRGQPVESPEFLGHSLHPSTAELGYGPGSSYSGGEEEEEEEEEDEMGAVERKIGSVL is encoded by the exons ATGCACAAGCCCATGGAGAAGTCCCAAAACTTCCGCATCGAGGCGCTCCTGGCTGAGGAGCCGGCGCGGGGCGCCTCTCCGCCGCGGCTGAGCCCCGGGAGCCCCGCTGCGAGCCCCGGTGCCGCCGCGCACTCTGACACCCCCTCGCCGCGGGCACCCCCGGCCGCTGCCACCCTCGCCCCGGCCGGTTTCGTTCCCAAGCCCGGGCTGCTGCACCTGCCCGGCCCCGGGCTGGGCGCCCTGCCGGCGCTCTACTCGCCCGCCGTGTGCCCGCTGCCGGCGCTGGGGGGGCAGCACCCCGCTTTCGCCTATACTGGCATCCCCCCGCTGCCGCCGCCCGGCGTCGAGCACATGAAGGCGGCCGTGGCCGGCTCCTTCCCGCTGGAGCACTGGATCCGAGCCGGGATGCTGGTGCCGAGGCTCTCCGACTTCCACG ctgccccacagtCTGGCTTGATGGGAAAGTGCCGTCGGCCCCGCACAGCCTTCaccagccagcagctcctggagctgGAGAATCAGTTCAAGCTCAACAAATACCTGTCCAGACCCAAGCGCTTCGAGGTGGCCACATCACTGATGCTCACCGAGACACAG GTGAAGATCTGGTTTCAGAACCGCCGCATGAAGTGGAAGCGGAGCCGCAAAGCCAAGGAACAGGGGTCTCAGGCGGAGCCCGAGAAGCAACGAGGGCTCAGCAAAGCCTGCGAGAAACTGCTGCCCGACGAGCCGCGGGGACAACCCGTGGAGAGCCCCGAGTTCCTGGGGCACAgcctgcaccccagcactgccGAGCTGGGATACGGCCCGGGCTCCTCCTACTCAGGGGgcgaggaagaagaggaggaggaggaggaggacgagatGGGTGCCGTAGAGAGGAAGATCGGCTCTGTGTTGTGA